One region of Mangifera indica cultivar Alphonso chromosome 3, CATAS_Mindica_2.1, whole genome shotgun sequence genomic DNA includes:
- the LOC123210594 gene encoding GDSL esterase/lipase 1-like, with translation MARSSNLLCLMILYATALNLSGCYAVELSSKKLLFVFGDSLFDPGNNQYLNNSVESPGTYWPYGMSMNNKSTGRISDGLLVPDFIAIFANLSVDPPCMQPGADLTNGVNFASAGSGVLGESNGGVMNFNTQLANFKKVVNLLVGKKGEEEAKKILRSSVYLFSMGGNDYFRYNMQYSNSTTSERVAYMRTVVGNLTNGFKEIYAMGGRKFAIQNVGPLGCLPSTKANYPESNGTCVKNFLTHPKLHNKALSIKLNKMAKELPGFKYSIMKYYYTLSDRIKNSAKYGLKEGKVACCGSGLYNGRDCGKGSYNLCKNPSEYVFFDGGHTTQNTNRQLAELLWSGEPSVTGPYNVKQLFELP, from the exons ATGGCGAGGTCAAGCAATCTTCTTTGTTTGATGATCTTGTATGCTACCGCTCTCAATCTAAGTGGATGCTACGCAGTGGAGCTGTCATCAAAGAAACTATTGTTTGTGTTCGGAGACTCACTCTTCGATCCTGGCAACAATCAGTACCTCAATAATTCAGTGGAAAGCCCAGGAACATATTGGCCTTATGGTATGAGTATGAATAACAAATCCACTGGCAGAATATCGGATGGCCTTCTGGTTCCTGATTTTATTG CCATATTTGCAAACCTTTCAGTGGATCCACCATGCATGCAACCAGGAGCTGATTTAACCAATGGGGTTAACTTTGCTTCTGCTGGATCTGGTGTTCTAGGAGAGAGTAATGGAGGGGTG ATGAATTTTAATACACAGTTGGCGAATTTCAAGAAGGTGGTGAATTTATTAGTAGGAAAAAAAGGTGAAGAAGAAGCCAAGAAGATTTTAAGGAGCTCTGTGTACTTGTTCAGCATGGGAGGCAACGATTACTTTAGGTATAACATGCAGTACTCAAATTCCACCACATCTGAAAGAGTAGCATACATGAGGACGGTGGTAGGCAACTTGACAAATGGGTTCAAG GAAATATATGCAATGGGAGGAAGGAAATTTGCGATCCAGAACGTTGGACCATTAGGCTGCTTGCCATCGACAAAAGCAAATTACCCTGAATCGAACGGTACTTGTGTTAAGAATTTCTTAACACACCCAAAACTACATAACAAAGCTCTATCTATTAAGCTTAACAAGATGGCCAAGGAATTACCAGGATTCAAATACTCGATCATGAAATACTACTACACTCTCAGTGACAGAATAAAAAATTCTGCAAAATATG GTCTCAAGGAAGGGAAAGTTGCATGTTGCGGCAGTGGGCTATATAATGGACGTGATTGTGGAAAAGGATCATACAATTTATGCAAGAATCCAAGTGAATATGTGTTCTTTGATGGCGGCCATACGACTCAGAACACAAATCGGCAGCTTGCAGAGCTACTATGGAGTGGGGAACCAAGTGTTACTGGGCCTTATAATGTGAAGCAACTATTTGAGCTTCcttga
- the LOC123212148 gene encoding GDSL esterase/lipase 1-like — MFSSTTTMAARSFLCCSTLLFANILLSPISCHALFSPGNATHKALFVFGDSLFDPGNNQYLNDSSQEGAGATVFPYGETYFKRPTGRLCDGRTVPDLIAQFANLPILPPYLQPGAHQFTDGANFASAGAGVLDNTRPGSINLRLQLSYFKDVVNTLREKLGEEEAKRVLINAVYLFSIGGNDYFGFSQRNRDASEESKGQYVKTVINNLTSVLKEIYDLGGRKIAFQNVGPLGCVPLMKVFDPSIGSGCAEEPLSLARQHNRYLAIFLKQLETQLPGFIYAIFDYYIALGDRVADPSKFGFKEGKAACCGSGPYRGINCGRRENGTQMFELCSNPGEYVWFDGGHTTERANTQLAQLLWGGEPPVTEPLNMKQLFTL; from the exons ATGTTCAGCAGCACAACTACGATGGCAGCTCGGAGCTTCCTTTGTTGTAGTACACTTTTATTTGCAAATATTCTTCTTAGTCCAATTAGCTGCCACGCTCTGTTCAGCCCTGGAAATGCAACACATAAGGCCTTGTTTGTGTTCGGAGATTCATTGTTTGATCCTGGCAACAACCAGTACCTTAATGACTCCTCACAAGAGGGAGCTGGAGCGACCGTCTTCCCTTATGGAGAAACCTATTTTAAACGCCCCACCGGAAGACTTTGTGATGGTCGCACAGTGCCTGATTTAATTG CCCAGTTTGCCAATTTGCCCATACTCCCACCGTACCTGCAACCTGGTGCTCATCAATTCACTGACGGGGCTAACTTTGCTTCTGCTGGAGCGGGTGTTCTTGATAACACTCGTCCTGGATCG ATAAATCTGAGGTTGCAGCTAAGTTACTTTAAGGATGTGGTGAATACACTGAGAGAGAAACTGGGTGAAGAAGAAGCCAAAAGGGTGTTGATTAATGCTGTTTATTTGTTCAGCATTGGAGGCAATGATTACTTTGGCTTTTCTCAGAGAAATCGCGATGCTTCTGAGGAATCCAAGGGCCAATATGTTAAAACAGTCATTAACAACTTAACATCTGTGCTTAaa GAGATATATGATTTAGGAGGAAGGAAAATTGCATTTCAAAATGTAGGGCCATTGGGCTGTGTACCATTGATGAAAGTATTTGATCCATCAATTGGAAGTGGTTGTGCTGAGGAACCTTTATCACTTGCAAGGCAACACAACAGATACCTGGCAATTTTTCTTAAGCAACTAGAAACCCAGTTGCCAGGATTCATATATGCaatatttgattactatatTGCACTTGGCGACAGAGTTGCTGACCCATCAAAATTTG GATTCAAAGAGGGGAAGGCTGCATGCTGTGGTAGCGGGCCTTACAGGGGAATAAATTGTGGGAGAAGAGAAAATGGGACGCAAATGTTTGAGTTATGCAGCAATCCTGGAGAATATGTGTGGTTTGATGGTGGACATACCACAGAGAGAGCTAACACTCAGCTCGCTCAGCTGCTTTGGGGTGGAGAACCGCCAGTCACAGAGCCTCTCAATATGAAACAGCTATTCACTCTTTGA
- the LOC123211050 gene encoding GDSL esterase/lipase 3-like has product MASLSSFLPIIILGAISLNSKVCNGEVHKRLFVSGDSLFHAGNNKYLNGSMRVVQAYYPYGITYHNQSTGRVSDGLINLPQQLANFKKVASSLDKDVLLRSVFLISIGGNDYFSFNTKNPKATQAERKRYQRMEIYELGGRKFGFQNVGPLGCMPLIKQQSFPQLKGICNTNFKYMQHYTIKPFQKALKKLETRLTGFKYSIFDYYRALLDRINNASKYGFKEGIIACCGTGQFYGQNCGGGFNGTTSYNLCTNPSQYVFFDGGHTTEKVNSQLANLIWSGKRNVTRPYNVKQLFELP; this is encoded by the exons ATGGCAAGCCTAAGTTCATTCCTTCCTATCATAATTTTAGGTGCAATAAGTCTAAACTCAAAGGTTTGCAATGGTGAAGTGCACAAGCGTTTGTTTGTGTCTGGAGACTCACTGTTTCATGCAGGAAATAACAAGTATCTTAATGGTAGTATGAGAGTTGTACAGGCATACTATCCATATGGCATAACTTACCATAATCAATCTACTGGAAGGGTATCGGACGGTCTT ATAAATCTTCCCCAGCAACTGGCAAATTTCAAGAAGGTGGCAAGTTCACTGGACAAGGACGTGCTGCTGAGATCTGTTTTCTTGATTAGCATTGGCGGGAATGATTACTTTAGCTTCAACACCAAAAACCCAAAAGCTACTCAAGCTGAAAGAAAGCGATACCAAAGGATG GAAATATATGAGTTAGGAGGAAGAAAATTTGGCTTCCAGAATGTTGGACCATTGGGTTGTATGCCATTGATCAAGCAACAATCTTTCCCTCAACTAAAAGGAATTTGTAACACCAACTTTAAGTACATGCAACACTACACAATAAAACCCTTCCAAAAGGCCCTTAAGAAGTTGGAGACACGTTTAACTGGTTTCAAATATTCCATATTTGATTACTATCGTGCACTTCTCGATAGAATTAACAATGCTTCAAAATATG GTTTTAAAGAAGGAATTATAGCATGTTGCGGCACTGGCCAATTCTATGGACAAAATTGTGGAGGAGGTTTCAATGGAACAACTTCTTATAATCTTTGCACAAACCCAAGTCAATATGTATTCTTTGATGGCGGTCACACTACAGAAAAGGTAAATAGCCAATTGGCCAATCTTATTTGGAGTGGAAAACGAAATGTCACACGGCCATACAATGTGAAGCAATTGTTTGAGCTTCCATAA